TTCCGTAAAGATCATCAACGACAAAGAAACGGGCAGACCTCGTGGATTTGGTTTTGTGGAAATGTCTTCAGAAGAAGAAGGCAGAAATGCAATATCGGCACTTGATGGTAAAGAATTGGAAGGCAGAAATATGTGTGCAACTGTTGCAAGACAAAAAACAGAAGGCTTTAAAAGCATAGGAAGCCGTAGTAATCACAGTAAGATCTGGTAAGCATATCTAACAAATAAAATGAAGGGCTCTAAGTAGAGCCCTTTTATTTTTATAATGATCTTAAGTTGAATTCGTGAAGATCAAATTATTATTCAGCAACTCGTTTTGC
The Ferruginibacter albus DNA segment above includes these coding regions:
- a CDS encoding RNA recognition motif domain-containing protein; translated protein: MNIYVSNLSFNTGEAELEKLFSTYGAVNSVKIINDKETGRPRGFGFVEMSSEEEGRNAISALDGKELEGRNMCATVARQKTEGFKSIGSRSNHSKIW